A region from the Acyrthosiphon pisum isolate AL4f chromosome A1, pea_aphid_22Mar2018_4r6ur, whole genome shotgun sequence genome encodes:
- the LOC115033579 gene encoding EPM2A-interacting protein 1-like — MSVQKPGHQTTLVSLGVVIGGCPDTGPDVGNNNNGDETSPTELQLEVIELISNKNFKEYFKESRFQQFYAMLPKESFSNLKKHVCEIMSLFSSTYLCEQTFSKMKYVKYKHRTNLSDENLQATLLTSYAANKQFQTSH; from the exons ATGTCCGTTCAAAAACCTGGGCATCAGACGACTTTGGTATCTTTGGGCGTCGTTATCGGTGGTTGCCCCGACACGGGGCCCGAcgtaggaaataataataacggcgATG aaacaTCACCGACAGAGCTCCAGCTTGAAGTTATCGAGCtcatatcaaataaaaatttcaaagaaTATTTCAAGGAGTCCCGTTTCCAACAATTTTACGCCATGTTGCCGAAGGAATCATTTTCAAATCTCAAAAAACATGTGTGTGAAATTATGTCATTATTTAGCTCAACATACTTATGTGAGCAGacgttttcaaaaatgaaatacgTCAAATATAAGCACAGAACTAACTTAAGTGACGAAAATTTACAAGCTACGCTGCTTACAAGCTACGCTGCTAACAAGCAGTTCCAAACGTCTCACTAA